The Oligoflexia bacterium genome includes a region encoding these proteins:
- a CDS encoding matrixin family metalloprotease, translated as MLKKSKLYLAIAGLTLTLVTSCSPKNSDPAPHHPKVVNNTYFINGDPRELIADSELNTQSPFTSQNIKNFDGFYLTMAHIFVDKTKFESAEEMAAQETKSSEQLVRDRKAPEYSPVDHAEKYVWKTLHNGEVVLQTNNSQNDKPSMWRPLALNFHFTPDISDGRLQLKAISSASTNAVKSQSSVEIKHYSVHESGNAFSLLFYAKEGDSKYLLSYWFTKRDNNTQFSRREALSPYTLIMGPKVDVHWPQKQKLTMQVCGVNQPELLHGIKRGINTWKTVLTNRLSLETEIKSKCPPFSDLNTHTIRIIDKYKMMQTEGFAMDIVGRPEQGLIDGDIHLLIDATTISVLENLTIAVRLEISDKLKSFEDAITLVIAHEMGHVLGLQHQYESDSIMNYNWDYLKKQPGEFLTPYDRSAIQTLYTL; from the coding sequence ATGCTCAAAAAATCAAAACTTTATCTGGCCATAGCAGGCCTTACATTAACATTAGTAACCTCGTGTAGTCCTAAGAACTCAGATCCTGCTCCCCATCACCCTAAAGTGGTTAACAACACTTATTTCATCAATGGTGATCCTCGCGAGTTAATTGCAGATTCTGAACTCAATACGCAATCCCCATTCACTAGCCAAAATATAAAAAATTTTGATGGATTTTATCTCACTATGGCTCATATATTTGTTGATAAAACTAAATTTGAATCAGCTGAAGAAATGGCAGCTCAAGAAACTAAATCAAGTGAGCAGTTGGTTCGAGACAGGAAGGCCCCTGAATATAGCCCGGTTGATCATGCTGAAAAATATGTTTGGAAAACCCTTCACAATGGTGAAGTAGTTTTACAAACCAATAACTCACAAAATGATAAGCCTTCAATGTGGAGACCATTGGCACTTAATTTTCACTTTACTCCAGACATATCTGATGGTCGCCTTCAACTTAAGGCAATTAGCAGCGCAAGTACTAATGCAGTAAAATCTCAAAGCTCTGTAGAGATTAAGCATTACTCAGTCCATGAATCAGGAAATGCCTTCTCCCTCTTGTTTTATGCTAAAGAGGGTGATTCCAAATATCTTCTCAGTTACTGGTTTACAAAGCGTGATAACAACACACAGTTTTCACGCAGAGAAGCTCTTTCTCCTTACACTTTAATTATGGGCCCAAAAGTGGATGTTCATTGGCCACAGAAACAAAAATTAACAATGCAAGTATGCGGCGTGAATCAACCTGAACTACTCCATGGAATCAAGCGTGGAATCAATACCTGGAAGACGGTTTTAACTAACAGGCTTTCGCTAGAAACTGAGATTAAATCTAAATGTCCGCCTTTTTCAGATCTCAACACACACACTATTCGTATCATTGATAAATACAAGATGATGCAAACCGAAGGGTTTGCTATGGATATTGTAGGGCGACCAGAACAGGGTTTGATTGATGGAGATATCCACTTGCTTATCGATGCTACTACAATTTCTGTATTAGAAAATTTGACCATCGCCGTCCGCCTAGAGATTTCTGACAAGTTAAAGAGTTTTGAAGACGCCATTACTCTCGTAATCGCTCATGAAATGGGTCACGTTCTTGGTCTGCAACATCAATATGAATCTGATAGTATTATGAACTACAATTGGGATTATCTAAAGAAGCAGCCCGGCGAGTTTCTTACTCCTTATGACCGCAGCGCTATTCAGACTTTATATACTTTGTAA
- a CDS encoding DDE-type integrase/transposase/recombinase, with product MEAALKYRSYPNVVKKEVARARNVYLFPDMKIPRTTAQYWVKTQRQTDTTNVIEFESVYRKKSEFLENELAKEKSMRRLLETVRKVFPFDFRTKQLRSKQSRAQIVAAIQESLKHNKLSHCLEAIGLTKSSYRRWASEISLCNNTKSPCERRKASQLTEDEISSMKKIVTAKKYAHISIASLHLLAQRTGELFCSVDTWYKYFRVFEWCRPWRLEKKEFKKTGIRATKPNEIWHVDVTEVAIAPNVKFYIQAIIDNFSRYVLAWRVTNEITAQETVETLKLARQKSRELLGTDISSDVMMDPGKENNNGKVIQFITSNRLRRILAQVDVHFSNSMIEGLFHSLKNRFLYHQKIKSGEDLLRKANFYFRQHNDVVPLAVHKGGVPIEIFKSQWDDPERTKLQENKKSAFLARKAKNKQPPCASCPSLN from the coding sequence ATGGAAGCAGCCCTTAAATATCGATCGTACCCAAATGTTGTAAAAAAAGAAGTCGCTCGCGCTCGAAATGTCTATCTCTTTCCAGACATGAAGATCCCGCGCACAACCGCTCAATACTGGGTTAAAACACAGAGGCAAACAGACACAACAAATGTTATCGAGTTTGAATCTGTTTACAGAAAAAAATCTGAATTTTTAGAGAATGAACTTGCCAAAGAAAAGTCTATGCGCCGTTTACTTGAGACGGTCAGAAAGGTATTCCCATTTGACTTTCGAACTAAGCAGTTAAGAAGCAAGCAGTCTCGAGCACAAATCGTAGCAGCTATTCAAGAAAGTCTAAAGCACAACAAATTAAGCCACTGTCTTGAAGCCATAGGGCTTACCAAAAGCTCGTACAGGCGGTGGGCCTCTGAGATTTCTCTTTGTAATAATACAAAGAGCCCGTGCGAGCGAAGAAAAGCTTCGCAGTTAACTGAAGATGAAATCTCATCGATGAAAAAAATTGTCACTGCCAAGAAATACGCCCATATCTCGATCGCATCTCTTCACCTGCTTGCACAAAGAACTGGTGAGTTATTTTGCTCTGTTGATACCTGGTACAAGTACTTCAGAGTGTTTGAGTGGTGTAGGCCTTGGAGATTAGAGAAAAAGGAATTTAAGAAAACAGGTATTAGAGCCACAAAGCCCAATGAAATCTGGCATGTTGATGTCACTGAAGTGGCAATCGCACCTAACGTAAAGTTTTATATTCAAGCCATCATCGATAATTTTTCTAGGTATGTTTTGGCGTGGCGAGTGACAAACGAGATCACAGCCCAAGAAACAGTCGAAACTCTAAAGCTTGCCCGTCAGAAATCTAGAGAATTACTGGGCACGGATATTTCTTCAGATGTAATGATGGACCCAGGAAAAGAAAATAATAATGGAAAGGTTATTCAATTTATCACGTCAAACAGACTTCGGCGTATTCTTGCTCAAGTTGATGTGCATTTTTCAAACTCAATGATTGAGGGACTGTTTCATTCACTCAAGAATCGATTTTTGTATCATCAAAAAATTAAGAGTGGCGAAGATCTCTTAAGAAAAGCAAATTTTTATTTTAGGCAGCATAACGACGTCGTGCCATTGGCAGTCCACAAAGGTGGTGTACCTATTGAAATTTTCAAATCTCAGTGGGACGATCCTGAGCGAACCAAACTTCAAGAGAATAAAAAGTCTGCATTTCTAGCCAGGAAGGCTAAAAACAAACAACCACCTTGTGCGAGCTGTCCAAGTCTAAATTAG
- a CDS encoding S1 RNA-binding domain-containing protein, translating into MAKKKAVDLFGDEDLESKSTDFANLLEDQNLDQKKLHPGDKLKGAILTIGNQEAFISTGTPIDGALPIADLLDSDNQVKFKVGDVIEVKVVRVGDAEILLKRLGTTNSSGGATDLGEAFELELPVDGKVTELIKGGFRVEVKDKLAFCPISQMDFHVDMPEDYLGKRYLFLITKFDQNGRNLVVSRRRILDLQKQESEGDFLQRYKKGDIFQGKITRLEKFGAFIEVHGSIQGLIPISELAWARVNDPRDIVSIGQTVQVILLDAAYFEGRLKASFSLKQGGGEGDPWLRVVNDFPVGTIFEGIIERKEPYGIFVNVMPGVTGLLPKSKYADSSETHIFERAKKGDKVKVQIDEIRFEEKRISLSPPIEKFDLSGKSLSSSNSQKGFGSFGDLLKDVKIKK; encoded by the coding sequence ATGGCAAAGAAAAAAGCAGTTGATCTTTTCGGAGACGAAGATCTTGAGTCAAAATCTACGGATTTTGCCAACCTTTTAGAAGATCAAAATCTAGATCAAAAAAAATTGCACCCTGGCGATAAATTAAAAGGCGCGATTCTTACAATTGGCAATCAAGAAGCTTTTATCAGCACTGGAACCCCTATAGATGGAGCACTTCCCATCGCGGATCTTCTTGATAGTGATAACCAAGTAAAATTCAAAGTAGGCGATGTTATTGAAGTTAAAGTTGTGCGCGTTGGAGATGCCGAGATACTTCTTAAGCGCCTAGGTACAACTAATTCATCAGGTGGCGCCACCGATCTTGGGGAAGCTTTTGAATTAGAGCTCCCCGTTGATGGTAAAGTCACAGAGCTAATTAAAGGTGGTTTTAGAGTTGAAGTAAAAGACAAACTCGCATTTTGCCCAATAAGCCAAATGGATTTTCATGTAGATATGCCTGAAGACTACTTAGGCAAACGTTATTTGTTTCTCATCACCAAGTTTGATCAAAATGGCCGTAACCTCGTTGTGTCGCGCCGTCGTATTTTAGATTTGCAAAAACAAGAATCTGAAGGTGATTTTTTGCAGCGCTACAAAAAAGGCGACATCTTTCAGGGTAAAATCACGCGCCTTGAAAAGTTTGGAGCTTTTATTGAAGTGCATGGATCAATTCAAGGGTTGATTCCTATTTCGGAATTGGCTTGGGCCCGAGTGAATGATCCTCGCGATATAGTAAGTATTGGTCAAACTGTTCAAGTCATACTTCTGGATGCCGCCTATTTTGAAGGAAGGCTCAAAGCTTCTTTTTCATTAAAACAAGGTGGAGGCGAAGGAGATCCTTGGCTCAGAGTTGTGAATGATTTTCCTGTAGGAACCATTTTTGAAGGGATTATTGAAAGAAAAGAACCCTACGGCATTTTTGTAAACGTCATGCCGGGAGTAACGGGGTTACTTCCAAAATCTAAGTATGCAGATTCAAGTGAGACGCATATCTTTGAGCGCGCAAAAAAAGGCGATAAAGTAAAAGTGCAAATTGATGAAATACGTTTTGAAGAAAAAAGAATTTCACTCTCCCCACCTATTGAAAAATTTGATCTCTCAGGTAAATCCCTTTCCAGCTCCAACTCTCAAAAAGGTTTTGGATCTTTTGGTGATTTACTTAAAGATGTAAAAATCAAAAAATAA
- a CDS encoding response regulator yields the protein MTINSINDIRANILLVDDRPENLFVLESVLKEAPEYKLFMANSGAEAIELVKITDFALILLDIQMPDMDGYETASNIKLLERGRDVPIVMVTAIFKEDPHVIKGYNAGAIDYVPKPFNPDILKAKVGIYANLYLKSRRLNIQNQFLIETQKILSLEKNVRTVLDNLPIGILVADSKGKIYQVNQEAKKIWCGSKLVEIDHYDEYTGWWFESGSPIKSHEWALARAIDIGQTSQNEIIKIQCFDGSKKIILNSACPILDSHGTVTGAVDVMQDVTGQKWIQEINIKF from the coding sequence ATGACGATTAATTCTATTAATGACATTCGAGCAAATATTCTTCTTGTGGACGACCGTCCCGAGAATCTATTTGTATTAGAATCTGTACTTAAAGAAGCACCTGAATACAAATTGTTTATGGCCAATTCGGGAGCAGAGGCCATTGAATTAGTTAAAATAACAGATTTCGCGTTAATCTTATTAGACATTCAAATGCCCGATATGGATGGTTACGAAACAGCTTCTAATATCAAACTCCTTGAACGCGGTCGTGATGTACCTATTGTTATGGTGACAGCCATCTTTAAGGAAGATCCCCATGTCATAAAAGGCTATAATGCCGGAGCAATTGACTATGTTCCAAAACCATTTAATCCAGATATATTAAAAGCAAAAGTTGGAATTTACGCAAACCTCTATTTAAAATCACGCAGACTTAATATTCAAAATCAATTCTTAATTGAAACGCAAAAAATTCTAAGTCTAGAAAAAAATGTCAGAACAGTTCTCGACAACTTGCCCATCGGCATCTTGGTCGCTGATAGTAAAGGTAAGATTTATCAAGTCAATCAAGAGGCAAAAAAGATTTGGTGCGGTTCAAAGTTAGTCGAGATAGATCATTATGATGAATATACTGGCTGGTGGTTTGAAAGTGGATCCCCCATAAAGTCACATGAATGGGCTTTAGCACGCGCCATTGATATTGGTCAGACTTCACAAAATGAAATCATTAAAATTCAATGCTTTGATGGTTCTAAAAAAATAATTTTAAACTCTGCCTGCCCTATTTTAGATAGCCACGGAACCGTCACGGGTGCAGTTGATGTCATGCAAGATGTTACTGGGCAAAAATGGATCCAAGAAATCAACATTAAATTTTAG
- a CDS encoding alpha/beta hydrolase: MKLIIGLLLTVFSSTAFATSRLDVTSQAIERGCLIAIGLTQKGNPNGPFANQFLCINNPVTEAGTYKELRGCAVSIVDTNTKSLMSFQQFNFDLQTSIIQVAKPCSRESVPELITLPISENQVVGDLIKMFIGFNSDPHIVAEVIPFSKILSELHSKPVDVIGGGFPSQPGTTGQSPADMNKHHTVKVFFGTDRKVLNTGAGLQFTGDRNENSQITLGVADVSIPKSHKPGELEAPSVYSLEFRNNPDQHVMVKSVAVEGADTFFQKIKAKVSTAYNKDLFIFVHGYNVTFDEALRRTAQIAFDIQFQGAPILYSWPSEAKIWRYPVDEANVEWSYRHLSTFINDIVKTSGAQKIHLIAHSMGNRALTNAIESLWKSRAVGPKTFQEVILAAPDVDAGTFKDISYAIKDAAKRVTVYSSGNDKALMASKWLHKHKRLGLMNLLIEGIQTIDASLTDTSMFGLGHSYYGSKLPVLEDIKYLLIYGYSPEQRYNLKPIDHSKPRYWTFK, from the coding sequence ATGAAATTAATAATTGGCCTCTTGCTCACTGTATTTAGTTCCACGGCTTTTGCGACTTCACGCCTTGATGTTACTTCGCAAGCTATTGAGCGGGGTTGCTTAATCGCAATTGGGCTCACACAAAAAGGTAATCCCAATGGCCCGTTTGCAAATCAGTTTCTTTGTATCAATAATCCTGTAACCGAAGCTGGAACCTACAAAGAACTTAGGGGTTGTGCTGTTAGTATTGTTGATACGAACACCAAATCACTCATGAGTTTTCAGCAATTCAACTTTGACTTACAAACTTCAATTATACAGGTTGCTAAACCCTGTTCGCGCGAAAGTGTACCAGAGCTTATTACGTTGCCTATTTCTGAAAACCAAGTTGTTGGCGATTTGATAAAAATGTTTATAGGTTTTAATTCTGACCCGCACATTGTTGCAGAAGTAATTCCATTTAGTAAAATTCTTAGCGAATTGCATTCAAAACCTGTCGACGTTATCGGTGGTGGTTTTCCATCGCAACCAGGGACCACTGGCCAGTCACCTGCAGATATGAATAAACACCACACAGTGAAGGTGTTTTTCGGTACCGATCGTAAAGTATTAAACACAGGAGCAGGTTTGCAATTTACGGGTGACAGAAATGAAAATAGCCAGATCACCCTCGGTGTTGCTGACGTGAGTATTCCAAAGTCTCATAAGCCAGGCGAGCTTGAAGCTCCTTCGGTATATTCATTGGAATTTCGAAACAATCCTGATCAGCATGTGATGGTGAAGTCTGTCGCAGTTGAAGGGGCTGATACTTTTTTTCAAAAAATAAAAGCGAAGGTCTCTACAGCTTACAATAAAGATCTATTTATTTTTGTTCATGGATACAATGTAACTTTCGATGAGGCTTTGCGAAGAACAGCGCAAATTGCTTTTGATATACAATTTCAAGGAGCCCCGATACTTTATAGCTGGCCAAGTGAAGCAAAAATTTGGAGATATCCGGTCGACGAAGCCAATGTTGAATGGAGCTACCGACACTTAAGTACTTTTATAAATGATATTGTTAAAACCTCTGGTGCACAAAAAATTCATCTCATTGCACATAGCATGGGAAATAGAGCATTAACGAATGCTATTGAGTCCCTTTGGAAAAGTCGAGCAGTGGGGCCTAAAACTTTCCAAGAAGTTATATTAGCTGCCCCCGACGTTGATGCCGGAACTTTTAAAGATATTTCCTATGCGATTAAAGATGCAGCAAAAAGAGTGACAGTCTATTCTTCCGGAAATGATAAGGCGTTAATGGCATCAAAGTGGTTACATAAGCATAAGCGACTTGGTTTGATGAACCTTTTAATTGAGGGGATTCAAACTATAGATGCTAGTCTTACTGACACTTCGATGTTTGGTTTAGGCCATTCCTATTACGGATCAAAATTACCAGTTCTTGAAGATATTAAGTATTTGCTTATTTACGGGTATTCTCCAGAGCAGAGATACAACTTAAAGCCAATAGATCATTCTAAGCCTCGGTATTGGACTTTTAAATAA
- a CDS encoding alpha/beta hydrolase yields MRIWVIYILIIGLFGLSLFNLITLPYIFAWKLSILTTQMGIWFALIALIGLFILYNSKIDTKVRLMLTGLTLIAIVSYLAPLMAVVRQQDQWRLDLEQSFGSTTNPRSLWSLKTTLFGRGELAIPFVRGNYNIDAPNEIPINIDRYLPLKSVDSSPWILVIHGGGWDSGNSEQLPDLNSHLANLGYTVFSIDYRLAPKVRWPEIKSDVLKAIAYIKSHSQAWNIDANRWVILGRSAGGQIAGAVAYSLKGVDRPQGFVSLYAPTDLTFGYEVGYEDDILASRGLIRALMGSPPLQNSDLYKTASMIEQVSINSCPTLLIHGKLDTLVWFKHAERLSSRLKVIGVKAAALVVPWGPHGFDFFLNGPEGQISTAAIEHFLDRMLPVKQLR; encoded by the coding sequence ATGAGAATTTGGGTTATTTACATTTTAATAATCGGTTTGTTTGGTCTGTCGCTTTTTAACTTGATCACACTTCCATATATATTCGCATGGAAACTTTCGATCTTGACAACACAGATGGGCATTTGGTTTGCGCTCATAGCACTCATAGGTCTTTTCATTTTATACAACTCTAAAATTGATACTAAAGTTAGACTTATGCTCACGGGGTTAACACTCATTGCGATAGTTTCATATCTTGCACCACTTATGGCTGTGGTAAGGCAACAAGATCAGTGGCGCTTAGATCTTGAGCAAAGCTTTGGATCAACGACAAATCCGCGTTCATTATGGTCGCTGAAAACGACACTCTTCGGCAGAGGTGAGCTAGCAATTCCATTTGTGCGTGGGAATTATAATATCGATGCTCCAAATGAAATTCCAATCAACATTGATCGTTATTTACCCTTGAAGTCCGTTGATTCTTCACCCTGGATTTTGGTAATTCACGGAGGCGGTTGGGATTCTGGAAACTCCGAACAGTTGCCTGATCTCAATTCTCATCTCGCCAATCTTGGATACACAGTTTTTTCAATCGACTATCGCCTTGCACCGAAAGTTCGTTGGCCTGAAATAAAGTCTGACGTACTAAAAGCTATCGCCTATATTAAGTCACACTCCCAAGCCTGGAACATCGATGCAAATCGGTGGGTAATTTTGGGTCGCTCTGCTGGCGGACAAATCGCTGGAGCTGTCGCATATTCACTCAAGGGAGTTGATCGTCCTCAAGGTTTTGTTTCGCTGTATGCTCCAACTGATCTCACATTTGGTTACGAAGTCGGATATGAAGATGATATTTTAGCATCACGAGGGCTGATTCGTGCATTAATGGGTTCACCACCTTTACAAAATTCCGATCTCTACAAAACCGCGTCGATGATTGAGCAGGTATCGATAAACTCCTGCCCCACACTTCTCATTCACGGCAAACTCGATACACTTGTGTGGTTTAAACATGCCGAACGCCTTTCATCACGGCTTAAAGTAATCGGCGTAAAAGCAGCGGCGCTCGTTGTGCCATGGGGCCCCCACGGTTTTGATTTTTTCTTGAATGGCCCTGAAGGGCAAATATCAACAGCCGCGATCGAGCATTTTCTTGATCGTATGTTGCCAGTCAAACAGCTGCGATAA
- a CDS encoding Tex family protein, translating to MNFQTWILQKLPGISLHSAEAVLKLTDEGSTVPFIARYRKEATGNLDEVMIQKVIDAKEEMEMVLKRQTHILGEIEHQKKLTPELKKLISSTFDLTMLEEIYLPFKQKRKTKATLAKEAGLEPLALWIWNTCQGKEKLGNISLEDKAKEFINEKFELTDVKTVLEKTQDILIEMFSLETELRDYVRDAIFKRAHVITSKAKKAQPHSKFERYFEHSEAITSLQNPQNSHRYLAMRRGWTEEELSLTIDGSPDEPELHESNVTHFEKLALKVPTAPGAAILKRAALLAYKVHVLSSVENQVHKTLKTIADEAAISVFAENLRKLLLASPFGSKSVLGVDPGLRTGCKLALVSDSGEYQTSTVIHTQGESSHAEKILCEIAKKTKLKAVAVGNGTAGRETETFIRECFKKNDIKVPVVMVSESGASVYSASAVAREEFPDLDLTVRGAISIARRLQDPLAELVKVDPKSIGVGQYQHDVSQTELKKSLDFVVDSCVNAVGINLNTASMHLLSHISGISESLAKTIVSHRDKKGLFKSRLELLKLPRFSEKVFEQSAGFLRIPNSENPLDNTGIHPERYPFLEKLAKSMGKKITDFIGSGASVLKSNKQLSTEIGAFTLNDIANELEKPGRDPRDEFVAFQYRDDIHAIQDLKPGLICPGIVTNVTNFGAFVDIGVHQDGLVHISQLSNTFVKDPRSVVSPGDKVQVKVIEVNLEKNQIALTMKMDAAVGSITKPSGAGKSQPVAKPQEKVSMNNAFASLAGLTGLKKN from the coding sequence ATGAACTTTCAAACTTGGATTTTACAAAAACTACCAGGCATTTCACTTCACAGTGCAGAGGCCGTATTAAAGCTGACTGATGAAGGCTCAACAGTTCCTTTTATCGCCCGTTATCGTAAAGAAGCTACGGGTAATTTAGATGAAGTCATGATACAAAAAGTTATCGACGCAAAAGAAGAAATGGAAATGGTTCTTAAACGTCAAACCCATATCTTAGGTGAAATTGAACACCAGAAAAAATTAACACCTGAACTTAAAAAACTCATCTCGAGCACTTTTGATCTAACGATGCTTGAAGAAATCTATCTTCCATTTAAGCAAAAACGAAAAACTAAAGCAACTCTCGCAAAAGAAGCAGGCCTTGAACCTTTGGCCTTATGGATTTGGAATACTTGCCAAGGAAAAGAGAAACTAGGAAATATTTCTTTAGAAGATAAAGCAAAAGAATTTATTAATGAGAAATTTGAACTTACAGATGTAAAAACTGTTTTAGAAAAAACCCAAGACATCTTAATAGAAATGTTCTCACTTGAAACAGAACTCAGGGATTATGTACGAGATGCTATTTTTAAACGTGCACACGTTATCACCTCGAAGGCTAAAAAAGCACAGCCTCATAGTAAGTTTGAACGTTACTTTGAGCATTCTGAAGCGATTACCTCTCTTCAAAATCCACAAAACTCTCACCGCTATTTGGCGATGCGCCGTGGGTGGACAGAAGAAGAACTTTCTTTAACTATTGATGGCTCACCCGATGAACCCGAGCTTCACGAGAGTAACGTTACACATTTTGAAAAATTAGCACTTAAAGTACCCACTGCACCCGGTGCTGCTATTTTAAAACGAGCTGCCCTTTTAGCATATAAAGTACACGTACTCTCAAGTGTTGAAAACCAAGTACATAAAACTTTAAAAACAATTGCCGATGAAGCTGCAATTTCAGTGTTTGCTGAAAACTTAAGAAAGTTACTTCTAGCTTCACCCTTTGGTTCAAAATCTGTATTGGGTGTAGACCCTGGTTTACGTACAGGTTGCAAGCTAGCTTTAGTTTCTGATTCAGGTGAATATCAAACAAGTACAGTGATTCACACTCAAGGCGAAAGTTCTCACGCTGAAAAAATCTTATGTGAAATAGCTAAAAAAACTAAATTAAAAGCTGTCGCTGTGGGTAACGGTACAGCTGGGCGTGAAACTGAAACATTTATTCGCGAATGTTTTAAGAAAAACGATATTAAAGTTCCGGTTGTCATGGTGAGTGAATCTGGAGCCAGTGTTTACAGTGCAAGTGCAGTAGCACGCGAGGAATTTCCTGATTTAGATCTTACAGTCAGAGGGGCCATTTCTATTGCTAGGCGGTTACAAGATCCTTTGGCAGAACTTGTTAAGGTTGATCCTAAAAGTATTGGTGTTGGTCAGTATCAACATGATGTTTCACAAACAGAACTTAAAAAATCTTTAGATTTCGTGGTGGATTCTTGCGTGAATGCGGTGGGCATAAACCTCAATACGGCATCCATGCATTTACTCAGTCATATTTCAGGCATTAGTGAATCTTTGGCAAAAACTATTGTCAGTCATCGAGATAAAAAAGGGCTTTTTAAATCGCGCCTTGAACTTTTAAAGCTCCCACGATTTTCTGAAAAAGTTTTTGAACAAAGTGCGGGCTTTTTACGAATTCCTAATAGCGAAAATCCTCTAGACAATACCGGTATCCACCCGGAGCGTTATCCATTTTTAGAAAAATTAGCAAAAAGTATGGGCAAAAAAATCACTGACTTTATCGGTTCAGGGGCAAGTGTTCTTAAAAGCAATAAACAATTATCAACAGAGATTGGCGCTTTCACCTTAAACGATATTGCAAATGAACTTGAAAAACCCGGCCGTGACCCCCGTGACGAGTTTGTGGCGTTTCAGTATCGTGATGATATTCATGCCATCCAAGATCTTAAACCAGGCCTTATCTGCCCCGGCATTGTGACGAATGTTACAAATTTTGGAGCCTTTGTTGACATTGGTGTTCATCAAGACGGTCTCGTTCACATTTCTCAACTAAGTAATACATTTGTTAAAGACCCACGCTCTGTTGTGAGCCCCGGTGATAAAGTTCAAGTTAAAGTTATTGAAGTGAATCTTGAAAAAAATCAAATTGCACTTACCATGAAAATGGATGCCGCTGTGGGTTCGATCACAAAACCGTCAGGTGCTGGTAAATCACAACCTGTAGCAAAGCCACAGGAAAAAGTTTCTATGAATAATGCATTTGCTAGTTTAGCAGGCCTTACGGGTCTTAAAAAGAATTAA
- a CDS encoding nucleotidyl transferase AbiEii/AbiGii toxin family protein, with protein sequence MINLRKTLTISSACLQAQGIEHALIGGFALAAHGINRATADIDFLADGKKKNIIIESLTKSGFKLVHQTDDVLQFQGVGNLDIILANRPLSQKMLSLAQDSEKLSTRVVMPEDIIGLKIQAYKNEPTRELQDKADIQALILAHNSSMDWKRIKEYADLFNEWEVIKKLGGNSDIR encoded by the coding sequence ATGATCAACTTAAGAAAAACTTTAACAATATCCAGCGCGTGTCTTCAAGCTCAGGGCATTGAACACGCGCTCATAGGTGGTTTTGCATTGGCAGCACATGGCATCAACCGAGCTACTGCCGATATTGATTTTTTAGCTGATGGCAAAAAGAAAAATATTATTATTGAGAGCCTTACAAAGAGTGGTTTCAAACTTGTCCACCAAACAGATGATGTTTTACAATTTCAAGGTGTTGGAAATTTAGATATTATTTTAGCCAATCGACCCCTCAGCCAAAAAATGTTGAGCCTGGCACAAGATTCAGAAAAGCTTTCAACCCGTGTAGTTATGCCAGAAGATATAATTGGTCTCAAAATTCAAGCTTACAAAAATGAACCGACACGTGAACTTCAAGATAAAGCCGATATTCAAGCACTTATTTTAGCTCATAATAGTTCTATGGATTGGAAAAGAATAAAAGAATATGCAGATCTCTTTAATGAATGGGAAGTTATTAAAAAATTAGGTGGTAACAGTGACATTAGATGA